A genomic stretch from bacterium includes:
- a CDS encoding glycerophosphodiester phosphodiesterase family protein, with protein MSRSTARGQRIWGSDASLGTAHRGAPRHAPENTLASFRVALDDGARSIECDVQRTKDGHLMVIHDQTVDRTTDGHGRVGAFALDELRRLDAGRWFDPAFAGERVPLLDEAMALIRGRATLRVEIKNAPMIYDGIEQQVLEAIHRHGMDEEVLVTSFDHESVRRIRMLSSQTPTGIIFTGRLIDAAAAARAAGADAVCMNWAYVTADIVARAHAAGLRVFAWPVDDEDRFRHCRAAGVDGMTSNEYRLLARWLREA; from the coding sequence ATGAGCCGCAGTACGGCACGCGGGCAGCGAATCTGGGGCAGCGACGCTTCGTTGGGCACCGCCCATCGGGGCGCGCCGCGGCACGCACCGGAGAACACGCTGGCGTCGTTTCGGGTCGCGCTGGACGACGGCGCCCGCTCGATCGAATGCGACGTTCAGCGGACCAAGGACGGCCATCTGATGGTGATTCACGATCAGACCGTAGACCGGACGACGGACGGGCATGGCCGGGTCGGAGCGTTCGCGCTGGACGAACTCCGGCGCCTGGACGCCGGGCGGTGGTTTGATCCGGCGTTCGCGGGAGAACGCGTCCCGTTGCTGGACGAGGCCATGGCGCTTATTCGCGGCCGAGCCACGCTGCGGGTGGAAATCAAGAACGCCCCGATGATCTACGATGGGATCGAGCAGCAAGTGCTCGAGGCGATTCACCGCCACGGCATGGACGAAGAGGTGCTCGTCACCTCGTTCGACCACGAGAGCGTGCGCAGGATACGGATGCTGTCGTCGCAGACCCCTACGGGGATCATCTTTACCGGCCGTCTCATTGATGCCGCCGCCGCAGCGCGCGCTGCCGGCGCGGATGCGGTCTGCATGAACTGGGCGTACGTCACCGCCGACATTGTCGCCCGCGCACACGCTGCAGGACTGCGTGTGTTCGCGTGGCCGGTGGACGACGAGGACCGGTTCCGCCACTGCCGCGCCGCCGGCGTGGACGGCATGACCTCCAATGAGTACCGGCTTCTCGCGCGGTGGTTGCGCGAGGCCTGA
- a CDS encoding carbohydrate ABC transporter permease: protein MNAPARARSAAVPVTLAAAALAVAFPLYWIAVTAFKPSPETFQFPPSLWPHRWDLDPLRTVWQTAPMLLYYRNSILVAAGILTLQLTTVILAAYAFAVLEFPGRDLLFYACLVPIMMPEQVLFIPDFIILRSLHLLDTLAGLVLPFATSAFGIFLVRQAFRGIPGEFIDAARAEGAGDLAVIRHVMIPLGRPMIVTFAVFSFVVHWNDYFWPLIMTNAVPVRTLPLGVATFYTQESGVVWNQVMAANLLLVLPILVVFALVQPYIVRGFQLTLH from the coding sequence GTGAACGCGCCGGCGCGGGCCCGCAGCGCCGCCGTGCCGGTGACGCTCGCCGCCGCCGCGCTCGCCGTGGCGTTTCCGCTCTACTGGATCGCGGTGACAGCCTTCAAACCGAGCCCCGAGACCTTTCAGTTCCCGCCGTCGCTGTGGCCCCACCGGTGGGATCTCGATCCCCTGCGCACCGTCTGGCAGACGGCTCCGATGCTGCTCTACTACCGGAACAGCATCCTCGTCGCCGCCGGCATCCTGACCCTTCAACTGACCACGGTCATCCTGGCGGCCTATGCCTTTGCCGTGCTCGAGTTCCCCGGCCGCGACCTGCTATTCTACGCGTGCCTCGTTCCGATTATGATGCCGGAACAGGTCCTGTTCATCCCGGACTTCATCATCCTGCGGTCGCTGCATCTGCTGGACACGCTCGCGGGACTCGTGCTGCCGTTTGCGACGAGCGCCTTCGGCATCTTCCTCGTCCGGCAGGCCTTTCGGGGCATCCCCGGCGAGTTCATCGACGCGGCGCGGGCGGAGGGTGCCGGGGACCTCGCCGTGATCCGACACGTCATGATCCCGCTTGGCCGGCCGATGATCGTGACCTTTGCGGTCTTCAGTTTCGTGGTCCACTGGAACGACTACTTTTGGCCGCTCATCATGACCAACGCGGTGCCGGTCCGGACACTGCCGCTCGGCGTGGCGACATTCTACACTCAGGAGAGCGGGGTCGTGTGGAACCAGGTGATGGCGGCCAACCTCCTGCTCGTCCTCCCGATCCTTGTCGTGTTCGCGCTCGTTCAGCCGTACATTGTCCGCGGATTCCAACTGACGCTTCACTGA
- a CDS encoding sugar ABC transporter permease — translation MLPALLVFGVFFYYALGFNIYLSLSSWNLLSPERHFVGLANYRAVLTSPRFHRTLWNTILYTAGSTAASMVAGLALALGLRRVTRLARLLQGALFAPYVISWVSVALLWLWLLDPQYGLVDAVLTRLGLPAISWLGAESVALWSLVLLTVWKALGYDMVTYLAGLQAIPSTVYEAAALDGAGAGAQLFRITLPLLGPTVFFLLVTSVIFSFEAFDIVNIMTQGGPIHDATYLFVYFIYVVGFQYFQIGQAAAASILLFLVLFVLTVLEFRFLQRRVYYAS, via the coding sequence GTGCTGCCGGCCTTGCTGGTATTCGGCGTCTTTTTCTACTACGCGCTCGGCTTCAACATCTACCTGAGCCTGTCGTCCTGGAACCTCTTGAGCCCGGAGCGGCATTTTGTCGGTCTGGCCAACTACCGCGCCGTGCTCACGTCGCCGCGGTTCCATCGGACGCTCTGGAACACGATCCTGTACACTGCCGGGTCGACGGCCGCGTCCATGGTGGCCGGCCTCGCTCTCGCGCTCGGGCTCCGGCGCGTCACGCGTCTCGCGCGGCTCTTGCAGGGCGCACTGTTTGCCCCGTACGTCATCTCGTGGGTGTCGGTCGCGCTCCTGTGGCTGTGGCTCCTGGATCCGCAATACGGTCTGGTGGACGCCGTGCTCACGAGGCTGGGGCTGCCGGCGATCAGCTGGCTCGGCGCCGAGTCGGTCGCGCTCTGGTCGCTCGTCCTGCTGACTGTGTGGAAGGCCCTCGGCTACGACATGGTCACCTATCTGGCGGGCCTCCAGGCGATCCCGAGCACGGTCTACGAGGCGGCGGCGCTCGACGGCGCCGGGGCGGGCGCGCAGCTGTTTCGCATTACCCTGCCGCTCCTCGGGCCGACCGTCTTCTTCCTGCTTGTGACCTCCGTCATCTTCTCGTTCGAGGCGTTCGATATCGTCAACATCATGACGCAGGGCGGCCCGATTCACGATGCGACGTACCTGTTCGTCTATTTCATCTACGTGGTCGGGTTTCAGTACTTCCAGATCGGCCAGGCCGCGGCCGCGTCGATCCTGCTTTTCCTCGTCTTGTTCGTGCTCACCGTCCTGGAGTTCCGGTTCCTCCAGCGGCGAGTGTACTACGCCTCGTGA